In the genome of Saprospira sp. CCB-QB6, one region contains:
- a CDS encoding mechanosensitive ion channel family protein: MMNIEEIIKLVTELAITYSPKIFGAAFIAFIGFWVIGKVTKMLAKMLEKQKIDDSLRPFLVSLTNMTLKVLLVLSIFNVLGIQMTSFIAILGAAGLAVGMALSGTLQNFAGGVIILIIKPFKVGDVIQAQGFTGVVKEIQIFNTILKTPDNKTIVIPNGGLSNASLTNFSTEPFRRVDLTVGVGYGDSTEKTRAVLNDIIAKDDRILQEPAPPFIALAELADSSINFTVRLWVKSSDYWGVTFDMNEKIYNRFNEEGLNIPFPQMDVHIHKND, from the coding sequence ATGATGAATATCGAAGAAATAATCAAACTAGTTACCGAGCTGGCTATTACCTATAGCCCAAAAATCTTTGGTGCCGCATTTATCGCCTTTATTGGCTTCTGGGTCATCGGCAAAGTGACAAAGATGCTCGCCAAAATGCTCGAGAAACAAAAGATCGACGATTCCCTACGTCCTTTCCTCGTTTCCCTAACCAACATGACCCTCAAGGTCCTTCTGGTCCTCAGTATCTTTAATGTACTAGGCATCCAAATGACCTCTTTTATCGCGATCCTTGGTGCAGCGGGACTTGCCGTAGGTATGGCCCTCTCTGGCACCCTACAGAACTTCGCCGGCGGAGTCATTATCCTTATTATCAAACCCTTTAAGGTCGGAGATGTTATCCAAGCCCAAGGCTTTACCGGTGTCGTTAAAGAGATCCAAATCTTTAATACGATCCTTAAAACACCCGATAACAAAACGATTGTCATCCCTAACGGCGGCCTATCTAATGCCTCTCTTACCAACTTCTCTACGGAGCCTTTCCGCAGAGTAGACCTTACCGTAGGGGTCGGCTACGGAGATAGCACCGAAAAGACCAGAGCGGTACTCAACGACATTATCGCTAAAGATGATCGTATCCTCCAAGAACCCGCTCCCCCCTTTATTGCCCTAGCCGAACTAGCCGATAGCTCAATCAACTTCACAGTTCGCCTTTGGGTCAAGTCTTCTGATTACTGGGGCGTAACTTTTGACATGAATGAGAAGATTTATAACCGCTTCAATGAGGAGGGCCTTAATATCCCTTTCCCTCAAATGGATGTTCATATCCATAAGAATGATTAA
- the pruA gene encoding L-glutamate gamma-semialdehyde dehydrogenase: protein MANAFFKIPTPKNEPVKAYRKGSPERASLKAELARLKGEELEIPMIIGGKEVRTGNLVSIHPPHELKHTLGHYHKGGAKEVNMAIDAALAARSSWENTPWQERAAVFLRAAELLAGPYRDRMNAATMLAQSKNVFQAEIDAACEMVDFFRFNAAYLEQVYSDQPNSAAGIWNRLEHRPLEGFVFAVTPFNFTSICANLCAAPAQMGNVVVWKPSDTQIYSAKVIMDLFMEAGLPAGVVNMVFADGPVAGEVCFKHPELSGLHFTGSTKTFQYMWKTIGENIHNYRSYPRIVGETGGKDYVLAYKDAKAEQVATALLRGAFEYQGQKCSAASRAYIPQSLWPAVEEKLVADLKTVKMGTVEDFSNFVNAVIDERAYDKITAYIEQAKKDEGVEIIAGGNHSKEEGYFIEPTVIVVKDPHYVTMKEELFGPVMTIFVYEDNELDAAISALDTASPYALTGAIFATDRLVINELIEKLRHTAGNFYVNDKPTGAVVGQQPFGGGRASGTNDKAGSYLNLLRWVSPRTIKENFVPPTDYRYPFLEE from the coding sequence ATGGCCAATGCTTTTTTCAAGATTCCGACACCGAAGAATGAGCCGGTAAAAGCCTATCGCAAGGGTAGTCCTGAGCGTGCATCGCTTAAAGCCGAACTGGCGAGATTGAAGGGAGAGGAGTTAGAAATTCCCATGATTATTGGGGGAAAAGAGGTGCGCACCGGCAATTTGGTGAGCATTCATCCTCCGCATGAGCTTAAACATACATTAGGTCACTACCATAAGGGAGGGGCTAAAGAGGTAAACATGGCTATTGATGCTGCGCTAGCGGCTAGAAGTAGTTGGGAGAACACGCCATGGCAGGAGCGTGCGGCAGTTTTTCTCCGTGCGGCAGAGTTGTTGGCGGGACCTTATCGCGATCGGATGAATGCGGCGACGATGTTGGCGCAATCGAAGAACGTTTTTCAGGCGGAGATTGATGCGGCTTGTGAGATGGTAGACTTTTTCCGTTTTAATGCGGCCTATTTGGAGCAGGTTTACAGTGATCAGCCCAATTCGGCGGCGGGGATATGGAATCGTTTGGAGCATCGTCCTTTAGAGGGCTTTGTGTTTGCGGTAACGCCCTTCAACTTTACGTCAATTTGTGCCAACTTATGTGCTGCGCCTGCTCAGATGGGTAATGTTGTCGTTTGGAAGCCTTCTGATACGCAGATTTATTCAGCCAAAGTGATTATGGACCTTTTCATGGAGGCGGGATTGCCTGCGGGCGTAGTGAATATGGTCTTTGCGGATGGTCCTGTAGCGGGAGAGGTTTGTTTCAAGCATCCTGAATTATCTGGTTTACACTTTACTGGGAGCACGAAGACCTTTCAGTATATGTGGAAGACCATAGGGGAGAACATTCATAACTATCGTTCTTATCCTCGCATTGTTGGGGAGACAGGTGGTAAGGATTATGTTTTGGCTTATAAGGATGCCAAGGCGGAGCAGGTGGCTACGGCTCTTTTGCGAGGTGCCTTTGAGTATCAGGGGCAGAAATGTTCGGCGGCTTCACGGGCCTATATTCCTCAGAGTTTGTGGCCTGCGGTAGAAGAGAAGCTAGTCGCTGATTTGAAGACCGTAAAGATGGGAACCGTAGAAGACTTCAGCAATTTTGTCAATGCGGTGATTGATGAGCGGGCCTATGACAAGATCACGGCTTATATTGAGCAAGCCAAGAAAGACGAGGGCGTAGAAATTATTGCTGGAGGGAATCATTCTAAAGAAGAGGGGTACTTTATTGAGCCCACAGTAATTGTAGTGAAGGATCCGCATTATGTTACGATGAAGGAAGAGCTCTTTGGTCCAGTCATGACGATCTTCGTTTATGAGGATAATGAGTTGGATGCAGCTATCTCGGCTTTAGATACGGCTTCTCCTTATGCTTTGACTGGTGCTATTTTTGCTACGGATCGCCTGGTAATCAATGAGTTAATTGAAAAACTCCGTCACACTGCTGGTAATTTCTATGTAAATGACAAACCAACAGGTGCTGTTGTTGGGCAGCAGCCTTTTGGTGGTGGACGTGCATCGGGTACTAATGATAAGGCGGGCTCTTATCTCAATTTGTTGCGTTGGGTGTCTCCACGTACGATAAAAGAGAACTTTGTACCGCCTACAGACTATCGTTACCCCTTCTTGGAGGAATAG
- a CDS encoding dihydrofolate reductase family protein, giving the protein MKIKLYIAQSLDGYIAGPNGELDWLEEVPNPKQEDFGYTAFYESVDLLLFGRKTYEAILSFGIDWPYVGKQSFIFSRSEQLECPTPDSWQLQDIDSVTIASLKQLSQKGIWLVGGGSLIQGFLAASAIDEMIISVVPCLLGEGIPLFPSSCSPSNWQLLETQRFANGIVNLHYLKV; this is encoded by the coding sequence ATGAAGATCAAACTTTATATTGCCCAGTCATTGGATGGTTATATTGCGGGACCAAATGGAGAATTAGATTGGTTGGAGGAGGTTCCGAACCCTAAACAGGAGGACTTTGGCTATACGGCTTTTTATGAGAGTGTTGATCTTTTATTGTTTGGTCGTAAGACCTATGAGGCCATATTGTCTTTTGGTATAGACTGGCCTTATGTAGGTAAGCAGAGCTTTATTTTTAGTCGGTCGGAGCAGTTGGAATGTCCAACGCCTGACAGTTGGCAGTTGCAGGATATTGATTCTGTGACAATAGCGAGTTTGAAGCAATTGAGTCAGAAAGGGATTTGGTTAGTGGGTGGAGGTAGTTTAATACAGGGCTTTTTGGCGGCTTCAGCAATTGATGAGATGATCATATCAGTAGTTCCTTGTCTTTTGGGCGAGGGCATTCCCTTATTCCCTTCTTCTTGTTCCCCATCTAATTGGCAGTTGCTGGAGACGCAGCGATTTGCCAATGGTATCGTCAATTTACATTACCTAAAAGTGTAG
- a CDS encoding SUMF1/EgtB/PvdO family nonheme iron enzyme has protein sequence MKQLLPLLLFCSLSFGLWANNLQISNVTLTNDSTLTFSISWENSWRMDGTPPYNHDAVWLFVKKRDCASSLWSHTDLSVTTAHHTAGSPLEVYVDGKDSSSVAKGVFVRRRTDGVGNISSVSVSLRMVGLVPGQFDFRVFGIEMVNIPEGAFYLGDGGSSGSSFREGAATTPYQVTSEGAIAYGNTAGKLYAASRALTATIAADFPKGFAEVYCMKYEISQGQYVDFVNSLQSDQAIARRIVGSAASRTNVTGNWPVIVANTPHRAMGYLGWADLLAYLDWAALRPMSEFEYEKICRGPLNPVANEYAWGTSLVTDANTLVTDGTATETASNAVTPGSGLCNYNNSTVLGPMRCGYAAKPGTTRQQSGATYYGVMDMSGNVCEQMIHSYSDGQFFTGDLGDGEISVAPNAGHANNISWARPEAANASSTAPGRMIRGGSYYMTYTYLRVAERYYGSTYADDGTRLNYVGGRGVR, from the coding sequence ATGAAACAGCTTTTACCTCTGCTGCTCTTTTGCAGCTTGAGTTTTGGTTTGTGGGCCAACAATCTACAGATTAGTAATGTGACTTTGACCAATGACTCGACTTTGACGTTCAGCATTAGTTGGGAGAACAGTTGGCGGATGGATGGGACGCCTCCTTACAATCATGATGCAGTTTGGTTATTTGTAAAGAAGCGGGATTGTGCTTCTAGTTTGTGGAGCCATACGGATTTGAGTGTTACTACGGCACATCATACGGCTGGAAGTCCCTTAGAGGTCTATGTTGATGGAAAGGACAGTAGTTCGGTAGCCAAGGGCGTCTTTGTTCGTCGTCGAACGGATGGGGTTGGCAACATTAGTAGTGTGAGTGTATCCTTGCGGATGGTGGGATTGGTTCCGGGCCAGTTTGATTTTCGTGTATTTGGGATTGAGATGGTGAATATTCCAGAGGGGGCCTTTTATCTAGGAGATGGGGGGAGTTCAGGTTCTTCTTTTAGAGAGGGAGCAGCGACAACACCTTATCAAGTGACTTCTGAGGGCGCTATTGCTTATGGTAATACTGCAGGGAAGTTGTATGCTGCTTCTAGAGCTTTAACTGCGACTATTGCGGCGGATTTTCCTAAAGGATTTGCGGAGGTATACTGCATGAAGTATGAGATTTCTCAGGGACAGTATGTCGATTTTGTGAACTCTTTACAGTCTGATCAAGCGATTGCTAGAAGAATTGTGGGAAGCGCAGCTTCTAGAACTAATGTTACTGGAAACTGGCCCGTGATTGTGGCCAATACGCCTCATCGAGCTATGGGGTATTTGGGTTGGGCTGATTTATTGGCTTATTTGGATTGGGCGGCTTTGCGTCCAATGTCTGAATTTGAGTATGAAAAAATTTGTAGAGGCCCATTAAATCCTGTAGCGAATGAGTACGCTTGGGGAACAAGCTTAGTGACGGATGCGAATACCTTGGTGACTGATGGAACAGCCACAGAAACGGCTTCTAATGCAGTGACGCCTGGTTCGGGACTTTGTAATTACAACAATAGTACAGTATTGGGCCCAATGCGTTGTGGTTATGCGGCTAAGCCGGGTACAACTCGTCAGCAGTCGGGGGCCACTTACTATGGAGTAATGGATATGTCTGGAAATGTTTGTGAGCAGATGATTCATTCGTATAGTGATGGGCAATTCTTTACGGGTGATCTTGGCGATGGAGAAATCTCTGTGGCGCCTAATGCAGGACATGCGAATAATATATCATGGGCTCGCCCAGAGGCTGCAAATGCTTCAAGTACAGCTCCTGGTCGTATGATTAGAGGGGGGAGTTACTATATGACCTATACCTACCTTAGAGTAGCCGAACGTTATTATGGATCGACCTATGCTGATGATGGTACTCGTCTAAATTATGTTGGGGGCCGTGGTGTCCGTTAA
- a CDS encoding T9SS C-terminal target domain-containing protein — protein sequence MRYIYLFLCCFPAVLFGQFTGGSGSGVDSAGIGGLLCSSFTSSSVNGGSGYGQSMLAAAVNCIHFTGNSSSGQSQAMVAAAVNCMLFTGDSLSGQSNAFMPAAVNCLQFSGDRASGAQYAYLDDGLSCPQFMASAAGGSGTYNRSYSDDQGVCAVITLPIEGSPLFGEKEGRKGRLHWQTFAEIGCEGFEIQKSRDGLNWEALGWVAGQGYSQQTTSYEFWDEQLQPGIQYYRYKQEDFDGSFYYSNVVAIDEQEGAFNPNVFTLYPNPSRTGAQISIDGWLSEDLAIELTAVNVLGQKIWSEKVRFTEGRYTYNLPAVFEAGNYWLLLSVPEKGFRKVLPFVVIR from the coding sequence ATGCGATATATTTATCTCTTTTTATGCTGCTTCCCGGCTGTTCTTTTTGGACAATTCACGGGGGGGAGTGGCTCTGGGGTAGACAGTGCGGGAATAGGAGGATTGCTTTGTAGTAGTTTTACTAGTTCATCTGTAAATGGAGGCTCTGGTTATGGCCAAAGCATGCTAGCAGCAGCGGTCAATTGTATTCATTTTACTGGAAACAGCAGTTCGGGCCAGAGTCAGGCTATGGTGGCTGCTGCAGTCAACTGTATGTTATTTACAGGAGATAGTCTTTCTGGTCAATCGAATGCCTTTATGCCGGCTGCGGTTAACTGTTTACAGTTTTCTGGTGATCGTGCTTCTGGTGCGCAGTATGCTTATTTGGATGATGGCCTATCTTGTCCTCAGTTTATGGCTTCGGCTGCTGGGGGGAGTGGAACCTATAATCGATCTTATTCCGATGATCAGGGCGTTTGTGCTGTGATTACGCTTCCGATAGAAGGTTCTCCGCTCTTTGGAGAAAAAGAAGGCCGAAAAGGGCGACTGCATTGGCAGACCTTTGCTGAAATAGGTTGTGAGGGCTTTGAAATTCAGAAGAGCCGAGATGGTTTGAATTGGGAGGCCTTGGGTTGGGTAGCTGGACAAGGCTATAGCCAACAGACTACTTCCTATGAGTTTTGGGACGAGCAACTACAGCCTGGTATTCAGTATTACCGCTATAAGCAAGAGGATTTTGATGGTAGTTTTTACTACTCTAATGTAGTGGCTATAGATGAGCAGGAAGGTGCCTTCAATCCGAATGTGTTTACCCTTTATCCCAACCCTAGTCGAACTGGGGCCCAAATCAGTATTGATGGTTGGCTGAGTGAAGACTTAGCAATTGAACTGACCGCAGTAAATGTACTGGGGCAAAAAATATGGTCCGAAAAGGTCCGCTTTACGGAAGGGCGATACACTTATAATTTGCCGGCTGTTTTTGAAGCTGGAAATTATTGGCTGTTGCTTTCGGTACCCGAAAAGGGTTTCCGAAAGGTTTTGCCCTTTGTAGTGATTCGATAA
- a CDS encoding alpha/beta hydrolase, whose protein sequence is MRAYICLLGLVFFCLLGKGQNLPQNLGETDFVIGETIRLWSDSLGEERRINVYLPGDYDQDSLKQYPVIYLLDGGKEEDFIHISGIVQFGTFSWINMLPASIVVGIENVDRKRDFTYPSENELDQKEFPSSGQSERFIEFIEKELQPFVAASYRTAGDKTLIGQSLGGLLATEILLKKTALFEHYIIVSPSLWWDEERLLSWDMSLAKEATSIYIAVGKEGKVMERTAKTLYKKLRKEGAGKRNLFFEFLPDKTHGDALHQAVYHAFEKIYAAKKKE, encoded by the coding sequence ATGCGAGCTTATATCTGCTTATTGGGTTTAGTGTTTTTCTGCTTGTTGGGAAAAGGACAAAATCTGCCCCAAAATTTGGGAGAGACAGACTTTGTGATTGGGGAAACTATTCGATTGTGGTCGGATAGTTTAGGTGAGGAACGGAGAATAAATGTTTATTTGCCAGGAGATTATGACCAAGATAGTTTAAAACAATATCCAGTCATTTATTTGTTGGATGGGGGGAAGGAGGAGGATTTTATACATATTTCAGGGATTGTGCAATTTGGTACTTTTTCTTGGATAAATATGCTTCCGGCCTCTATTGTAGTTGGCATTGAGAATGTGGATCGAAAGAGAGATTTTACTTATCCTTCTGAAAATGAGTTAGATCAAAAGGAGTTTCCTAGTTCGGGACAATCTGAGCGATTTATTGAGTTTATAGAAAAAGAATTGCAACCCTTTGTTGCGGCGAGCTATCGAACAGCGGGAGATAAAACGCTAATTGGGCAGTCTTTAGGGGGATTATTGGCTACAGAGATTTTGCTTAAGAAGACGGCACTTTTTGAGCATTATATTATTGTTAGCCCAAGCCTTTGGTGGGATGAAGAGCGCCTGTTGAGTTGGGATATGTCTTTGGCCAAGGAGGCGACATCTATATATATAGCGGTGGGCAAAGAGGGCAAAGTAATGGAGCGAACCGCCAAAACACTCTATAAAAAACTGAGGAAGGAAGGGGCTGGAAAGCGTAATTTATTCTTTGAGTTTTTGCCCGATAAAACGCATGGAGATGCTTTACATCAGGCGGTTTATCATGCCTTTGAAAAAATATATGCGGCTAAGAAGAAGGAATAG
- a CDS encoding acyl-CoA dehydrogenase family protein has translation MNFELSEQHLAVREAAREFARKECLPGVIERDSKMTHPTEILKKMGEMGFLGMMVDPKYGGGGMDSLSYAIAMEEFSKIDNSCSVAMSVNNSLVCWGLETFGTEEQKQKYLPKLTTGEWIGAFCLSEPEAGSDATSQRTTAVDMGDHYILNGTKNWITNGGTSQLHLVIAQTNPELGHRGINCLIVETSWDGVVIGAKEDKLGIRSSDTHTIMYNDVKVPKENRVGEDGFGFKFAMKTLSGGRIGIASQALGIAAGSYELAAAYAKEREAFGKPIIKHQGISFKLADMAMQVEAARMLVYRSAWLKDQGMDYDMASSMAKLAASEAAMKISVEAVQVHGGYGFVKEYHVERLMRDAKITQIYEGTSEVQRIVLGRSIENGKLYLPDHK, from the coding sequence ATGAATTTTGAACTAAGCGAACAGCATTTGGCTGTAAGAGAGGCGGCTAGAGAGTTTGCCCGCAAAGAATGTCTACCCGGTGTTATTGAGCGTGATAGCAAGATGACTCACCCCACAGAAATCTTGAAAAAGATGGGCGAAATGGGCTTTTTGGGTATGATGGTAGACCCCAAATACGGGGGAGGCGGAATGGACTCGCTCTCTTATGCCATCGCCATGGAGGAGTTCTCTAAAATTGACAACTCTTGCTCAGTGGCCATGTCTGTAAACAACTCTTTGGTATGCTGGGGATTAGAAACCTTTGGTACAGAAGAGCAAAAACAAAAGTATTTGCCCAAATTGACTACTGGCGAATGGATTGGTGCTTTCTGCCTTTCTGAGCCCGAAGCAGGTTCTGATGCTACATCTCAGCGCACAACCGCTGTAGATATGGGCGATCACTATATCCTAAACGGAACCAAAAACTGGATCACTAACGGTGGTACCTCTCAGCTACATTTGGTTATTGCACAAACTAACCCTGAATTGGGCCACCGTGGAATCAACTGCCTTATCGTAGAAACTTCTTGGGATGGCGTTGTGATCGGGGCCAAAGAAGATAAACTCGGTATCCGCTCTTCTGATACACACACGATCATGTACAATGATGTGAAAGTACCTAAAGAAAACCGCGTAGGCGAAGATGGTTTCGGATTTAAGTTTGCCATGAAAACCCTTTCTGGTGGACGTATCGGTATCGCTTCTCAAGCCCTCGGCATTGCCGCCGGTTCTTATGAATTGGCCGCTGCTTATGCTAAAGAAAGAGAAGCTTTTGGTAAGCCGATCATCAAACACCAAGGTATTTCTTTCAAATTGGCCGATATGGCTATGCAGGTAGAAGCCGCCCGTATGTTGGTCTATCGCTCAGCTTGGCTCAAAGACCAAGGCATGGACTACGATATGGCCAGTTCTATGGCTAAATTAGCCGCCTCTGAAGCTGCAATGAAAATCTCTGTAGAAGCCGTTCAAGTACATGGTGGCTACGGTTTCGTTAAAGAATATCATGTAGAACGCCTCATGCGCGATGCTAAAATTACACAAATCTATGAAGGGACCTCTGAGGTGCAACGCATCGTTTTGGGCCGCTCGATAGAAAATGGAAAGCTCTATTTGCCTGATCACAAATAG
- a CDS encoding RDD family protein has translation MSKTKLYPARYTLRSFAVLIDFIVIMLLVWLVISIAEGNFYNLFEHFQQSTPNDPWAYQHYYYDESKLLWMEILNGLPLKFAISLAYYTIFEQSAMRATPVKWLLGLRVVDAQDKRLDFWKSLKRNSLKIGLLFFPYILTSYVSPEFFPLLLLWFFLSVAYWVKGSQSQSKQMFYDRWLGSYVKVLR, from the coding sequence ATGTCAAAAACAAAACTATATCCGGCTCGTTACACCTTGCGATCCTTTGCCGTTTTAATTGATTTTATAGTCATTATGTTATTGGTTTGGCTTGTTATCTCTATAGCTGAGGGCAATTTTTATAACCTTTTTGAGCATTTTCAGCAGAGTACGCCCAATGATCCCTGGGCATATCAGCATTATTACTATGATGAGTCCAAACTTTTATGGATGGAGATTCTGAATGGTTTGCCCTTGAAATTTGCCATCAGTTTGGCCTATTATACTATTTTTGAGCAATCGGCCATGCGGGCCACTCCCGTCAAATGGTTATTGGGGTTAAGAGTAGTGGATGCCCAAGATAAGCGACTCGATTTTTGGAAGAGCCTGAAGCGCAACAGTCTTAAAATAGGGCTGCTCTTTTTCCCTTATATACTCACGAGCTATGTTTCTCCTGAGTTTTTCCCCCTCCTCTTATTATGGTTCTTTCTGAGCGTTGCTTATTGGGTAAAAGGCAGCCAAAGCCAGAGCAAACAGATGTTTTATGATCGTTGGTTGGGGAGCTATGTAAAAGTCTTGCGATAA
- a CDS encoding cryptochrome/photolyase family protein, producing MKYSIFWHRRDLRLKDNAALYLALKAGGPVLSIFIFDQNILEDLNNRQDARVDFIHQELQRLQKELRELGSDLLVLYGRPQAVWTQLLQDWPINKVYANRDYEPYAKKRDAAVAELLQKENIPFLTKKDHVIFEALEVEKKTSGPYTVFTPYSKQWKAKLETKKTAAGESFFLQSYPNENYQQNYATLPSNFEIPSLESMGFAPSQMNFPSRLLQQKRIRKYEETRDFPALEEGTSRLGLHFRFGTISIREKARKARKLNATYLNELIWRDFYAQILANFPNVVGQSFRPQYDQIEWRNNEEEFEAWCQGKTGYPLVDAGMRELNATGYMHNRVRMLVASFLCKHLLIDWRWGEAYFAEKLLDFDLASNNGGWQWAAGSGTDAAPYFRIFSPESQLKKFDAELKYVKKWVKEYGSRRYPQPIVEHKFARQRCLATYKSALNQDNA from the coding sequence ATGAAATATAGCATCTTTTGGCACCGCAGAGATCTTCGCCTAAAGGATAATGCCGCCTTATATCTGGCCCTCAAAGCAGGCGGGCCCGTTTTGTCCATCTTTATTTTCGACCAAAATATTCTAGAGGATTTAAATAATCGCCAAGATGCGCGAGTAGATTTTATTCATCAAGAGCTGCAGCGCCTGCAAAAGGAGCTGCGAGAACTCGGCAGCGATTTATTGGTCCTTTATGGCCGCCCTCAAGCGGTCTGGACCCAATTGCTGCAAGACTGGCCCATCAATAAGGTGTATGCCAACCGAGATTATGAACCCTACGCCAAAAAAAGAGATGCCGCTGTTGCCGAACTTCTCCAAAAAGAAAACATTCCCTTTTTGACCAAAAAAGACCATGTTATTTTTGAAGCGCTAGAAGTAGAAAAGAAAACTTCTGGTCCCTATACCGTTTTTACGCCTTATAGCAAACAATGGAAGGCTAAGCTGGAGACCAAAAAAACAGCAGCAGGCGAATCCTTTTTCCTGCAATCTTATCCCAATGAAAACTACCAACAAAATTATGCAACTCTCCCCAGCAATTTTGAGATCCCTAGTCTAGAAAGTATGGGCTTTGCACCCAGCCAAATGAATTTCCCTAGCCGATTGCTGCAGCAAAAACGCATTAGAAAATATGAGGAGACCCGCGATTTTCCCGCTCTAGAAGAAGGAACTTCTCGTTTGGGCCTGCATTTCCGTTTTGGGACCATTTCTATCCGAGAAAAGGCCCGAAAAGCCCGAAAACTCAATGCTACTTATCTCAATGAATTGATCTGGCGAGATTTCTATGCGCAAATCTTGGCCAATTTTCCCAATGTGGTCGGGCAGAGCTTCCGCCCCCAATACGACCAAATCGAATGGCGCAATAATGAGGAGGAGTTTGAGGCTTGGTGCCAAGGAAAAACGGGCTATCCCTTGGTCGATGCGGGAATGCGAGAACTCAATGCTACGGGCTATATGCACAACCGTGTACGGATGCTGGTGGCCAGCTTTTTGTGCAAACATTTATTGATTGATTGGCGCTGGGGAGAAGCCTATTTTGCCGAAAAATTACTCGATTTTGATTTGGCCAGCAATAATGGCGGTTGGCAATGGGCCGCAGGCTCTGGCACCGATGCCGCGCCTTATTTCCGCATTTTTAGTCCCGAAAGCCAACTCAAAAAGTTTGATGCCGAGCTGAAATATGTCAAAAAATGGGTGAAAGAATATGGCAGCCGCCGCTATCCTCAGCCCATTGTAGAGCATAAATTTGCTCGGCAGCGTTGTTTGGCCACTTATAAATCTGCACTAAATCAAGACAATGCCTAA
- a CDS encoding alpha/beta fold hydrolase → MPKSSIYQQPLYCLPGLGTDHRIFEQLLPLLPFEDVRFLDYKEEYCRPGKGCDDYLAHLLPELQSELKAGEQPNFMGLSLGGLLATRLQHHFPDSQLILVSTIKTNEEAPFIFSLGKILPLYWLVPAIFSWEMVPRISYWAGVISDKDGYELYKKMLRTWTPKMLRWARDAAVHWSNSAPVGQVLHIHGKKDHVFPAKKAQADCWVDQATHYMIVSHAEEVAQHIKAHFG, encoded by the coding sequence ATGCCTAAATCCTCTATATATCAGCAGCCGCTTTATTGTTTGCCTGGCTTAGGAACCGATCATCGAATTTTTGAGCAGCTTTTGCCTTTGCTCCCCTTTGAAGATGTTCGCTTTTTAGATTATAAAGAAGAATATTGCCGCCCGGGCAAGGGCTGCGATGATTATCTGGCCCATTTGCTGCCTGAATTGCAAAGCGAATTAAAAGCAGGAGAGCAACCCAATTTTATGGGACTTTCTTTAGGCGGATTATTAGCGACTCGCTTGCAGCATCATTTTCCAGATAGCCAATTGATTTTGGTCTCTACCATTAAAACTAATGAGGAAGCGCCCTTTATTTTTTCTTTGGGCAAAATTTTACCGCTTTATTGGTTGGTCCCCGCCATTTTTAGTTGGGAGATGGTGCCCAGAATTAGTTATTGGGCGGGCGTGATTTCTGATAAAGACGGTTATGAGCTCTACAAAAAAATGTTGCGAACTTGGACCCCAAAAATGTTGCGCTGGGCTCGCGATGCTGCTGTTCATTGGTCCAATAGCGCCCCCGTGGGCCAAGTTTTGCATATTCATGGCAAAAAGGACCATGTTTTTCCCGCAAAAAAAGCGCAGGCCGATTGCTGGGTCGATCAAGCTACACATTATATGATTGTCTCTCATGCCGAAGAAGTGGCCCAACATATTAAGGCCCATTTTGGCTAA